From Pyramidobacter piscolens W5455:
ACGGCTTCGGCGTTGAAGGGCGCGCCGCTGTGGAACGTGACGCCCTCGCGGAGTTTGAACGTCCAAGTCAGCCGGTCTTCGGAAATTTCCCAGCTCTTGGCCAGCTTGGGCACGACGTCCAGCGACATATTGAAATCGACGAGCCCTTCGTAGATCTTGCGGTTCAGGTCTTCGGACGGCGTGTCGGTGATGTCCTGCGGGTCGAGGGAAATGATTTCCGCCGACTTGACGATCGTCAGGACGTCCTTGTCCAGAGCCAAAACCGGCCCGGCGGCGAGCAGAGCTGCCCCCGCGAGCGCGAGCAGCGCGGTACGGTAAAACTTCATACGGCATTCCTCCTTAAAAAATTCATCAAAAATTCATCCCTTGCGGGGATTCCCTTCCGCCGCAAAAACGGCGGAAAACATCGAAACGGCTTGCTAAACCTGATGGCACGCGAGCCAGTGTCCGGCGTTCACTTCTCTCCATTGCGGCCGCACGCGACGGCATTCGTCGGTCGCCTGCGGACAGCGCGTGTTGAAGCGGCATCCCGGCGGCGGATCGACGGGGCTGGGGATGTCGCCCTTGATGATCTTGTCGGAAATGTCCTCGTCCGTGACGTAAGGTTTGGGAATGCTGCGCAGCAGCGCCTGCGTGTAGGGATGCAGCGGGTTGCGGAACATCTCCTGCCGGTCGCAGAATTCCATCAGGTTGCCGAGGTACATCACGGCGATGCGGTGGCTGATGTGGCGGATGACCGACAAGTTGTGGCTGATGAACAGATAGGACAGGCGTCTTTTCTTCTGAATGTCCTTGAACAGGTTGAGGATCTGCGCCTGCACGGAAACGTCCAGCGCCGAGGTCGGCTCGTCGAGGACGACGAATTCGGGATCCGAGATCAGCGCCCGGGCGATGGCGATGCGCTGGCGCTGCCCGCCGGAGAATTCGTGCGGATAGCGCGTCATGTGCTCGACCTTGAGGCCCACTTCCTGCATGCCGTTCAGCACCCGCTCTCGCACTTCGTCTTTTTTCAGCTCAGGACGCTGCACCCTCAGCACGCGGCCAATGATGTCGCCGACGATCATGCGCGGGTTCAGCGAGGCGAACGGATTTTGAAAGACCATCTGCGCCTGGCTGCGGAACTCGCGTTCTTCCTGCGGCGAAAGGCTAAGGATCGACCGTCCCCGGTACAGGATCTCGCCCGACGTCGGTTTGAGCAGGCGCAGCAGCATGTTGCCCACGGTCGATTTGCCGCTGCCCGACTCGCCGACCAGCCCCAGCGTCTCGCCCTCGGGAATGGAGAAGGAAACGCCGTCCACGGCCTTGACGTGCCCCGCGACCGAGTGGAAGAGCACTCCCTTCAGAATCGGGAAGTACATGTGAAGATCTTTGACTTCAACGATATTCATAGCAGGCCACCTCATGTCCTTCTTCCGCCTCCACGGCCGTCGGACGTTCCCGCGCGCAGCGTTCCGTGGCGCGCGAGCAGCGGGCGCGGAACTTGCAGCCTTCCGGCAGGTGCAGTAGATTGGGCAGCGCGCCGGGAATGACTTCCAGATATTCCTGCGCCTGATCGAGGCGCGGGATCGCGCCCAGCAATCCCTGCGTATAAGGGTGTAGCGGGTGTTCGAAGATCTGGCGGACCGAACCGTACTCGATGATGCTGCCGGCGTACATGACGGCCACTTTCTGCGCCATCGTGGCGATCACGCCGAGATCGTGGGAAATCAGCATGATGCTGCTGCCGAAGTCCTTCTGCAAATCCTTGATCAGCGACAGGATTTGCGCCTGAATGGAAACGTCGAGCGCCGTCGTCGGCTCGTCCGCGATCAGCATCCGAGGGTTGCACGACAGCGCCATGGCGATCATGACGCGCTGTTTCATGCCGCCGGAGAACTGGTGCGGATAGCGCTTCATCGACCTTTCGGGATCGGGGATGTTGACTTTTTTGAACATCTCCGCGGCGCGCTCGTGGATCTGCGCCGCGCTCATACCGGGGTTGTGGACGCGGATCGCCTCTTCCACCTGCCGTCCCACCGTGAACACGGGGTTCAGCGAGCTCATCGGATCCTGAAAGATCATGGCGATATCCTTGCCGCGGATCTGGCGCATCCGTTCCGGCGTCGCCTGCGCGAGGTCTTCGCCCTCGAACAGGATTTTGCCGCCGATGATCTTTCCCGGCGGCGACGGGATCAAACGCATGATGCAGGACGACGTCACCGACTTGCCGCAGCCCGTCTCGCCGACGAGCCCGAGGATCTCGCCGCGGCCGACGCTGAAACTGACGTTTTCCAGCGCCTTGACGATCCCTTCTTCCGTGTAGAACCACGCATTCAGATTTTCGACGCGAAGCAGCGTTTTATCGTCAGCCATGGCGGATTACTCCTTCAAACGGGGATTCAACGCGTCCTGAAGCCCGTCTCCGAAGAAGTTGAAGCCGAGGACGACG
This genomic window contains:
- a CDS encoding ABC transporter ATP-binding protein, encoding MNIVEVKDLHMYFPILKGVLFHSVAGHVKAVDGVSFSIPEGETLGLVGESGSGKSTVGNMLLRLLKPTSGEILYRGRSILSLSPQEEREFRSQAQMVFQNPFASLNPRMIVGDIIGRVLRVQRPELKKDEVRERVLNGMQEVGLKVEHMTRYPHEFSGGQRQRIAIARALISDPEFVVLDEPTSALDVSVQAQILNLFKDIQKKRRLSYLFISHNLSVIRHISHRIAVMYLGNLMEFCDRQEMFRNPLHPYTQALLRSIPKPYVTDEDISDKIIKGDIPSPVDPPPGCRFNTRCPQATDECRRVRPQWREVNAGHWLACHQV
- a CDS encoding ABC transporter ATP-binding protein; this encodes MADDKTLLRVENLNAWFYTEEGIVKALENVSFSVGRGEILGLVGETGCGKSVTSSCIMRLIPSPPGKIIGGKILFEGEDLAQATPERMRQIRGKDIAMIFQDPMSSLNPVFTVGRQVEEAIRVHNPGMSAAQIHERAAEMFKKVNIPDPERSMKRYPHQFSGGMKQRVMIAMALSCNPRMLIADEPTTALDVSIQAQILSLIKDLQKDFGSSIMLISHDLGVIATMAQKVAVMYAGSIIEYGSVRQIFEHPLHPYTQGLLGAIPRLDQAQEYLEVIPGALPNLLHLPEGCKFRARCSRATERCARERPTAVEAEEGHEVACYEYR